In a single window of the Streptacidiphilus sp. P02-A3a genome:
- a CDS encoding thaumatin family protein, giving the protein MGRRRIRSRRVRRRAAVAAAVLLTAALAAALTVVGHSATSRAPLSAAPAATAAAGAGAAASPDAGATPSARVGASRTATRPPASAHPAASTGTASPRKGSTSGGSTGSGSTGSGSTTTAAGGAAPAATAGHRLVTFVNAVQQTIWVAAGQQTAQPALTTTGWVLNPGQSVTISVPDHWNGRFWGRTGCSFDATGHGHCRTGDCGGLFQCTGYGSIPATLAEFNLNSFDDLDFYDVSLVDGSNLPMWINTVGGTAKDPISANGCEAAGCTTPVACPAALQIHAGGAVVGCESPCGVFGTDQYCCRGQWAPRADCDPTKWPVDYAAVFKRAEPFAYSYCDDDATSTFTSTGEAGYRITWGLTP; this is encoded by the coding sequence ATGGGACGCAGAAGGATCCGGTCGCGGCGGGTGCGGCGGCGCGCGGCCGTGGCGGCGGCGGTGCTGCTGACCGCAGCCCTGGCGGCGGCACTGACCGTGGTGGGGCACTCGGCCACCAGCCGGGCACCGCTGTCGGCGGCTCCGGCGGCGACAGCGGCGGCCGGTGCCGGAGCCGCCGCGAGCCCGGACGCGGGGGCCACGCCGTCCGCCCGGGTCGGCGCCTCGCGAACCGCGACCCGACCCCCGGCCTCCGCCCACCCGGCCGCGTCCACCGGTACCGCCTCGCCCCGGAAGGGCTCAACCAGCGGCGGCTCGACGGGCAGTGGCTCGACGGGCAGTGGCTCGACGACCACCGCGGCGGGCGGCGCCGCCCCGGCCGCGACCGCCGGGCACCGGCTGGTCACCTTCGTCAACGCCGTCCAGCAGACGATCTGGGTGGCCGCCGGGCAGCAGACCGCCCAACCCGCGCTGACGACCACCGGCTGGGTGCTGAACCCCGGCCAGAGCGTGACCATCAGCGTCCCCGACCACTGGAACGGCCGCTTCTGGGGCCGCACCGGCTGCTCCTTCGACGCCACCGGCCACGGCCACTGCCGGACCGGGGACTGCGGCGGCCTGTTCCAGTGCACCGGCTACGGCTCGATCCCGGCGACCCTGGCCGAGTTCAACCTCAACTCCTTCGACGATCTGGACTTCTACGATGTGAGCTTGGTGGACGGATCCAACCTGCCGATGTGGATCAACACCGTCGGCGGCACGGCCAAGGATCCGATCAGTGCGAACGGCTGCGAGGCGGCGGGCTGCACCACGCCGGTCGCTTGTCCGGCCGCGCTGCAGATCCACGCCGGGGGCGCGGTGGTCGGCTGCGAGTCGCCCTGCGGGGTGTTCGGCACCGACCAGTACTGCTGCCGGGGCCAGTGGGCTCCGCGCGCCGACTGCGATCCGACGAAGTGGCCGGTCGACTACGCGGCGGTCTTCAAGCGCGCCGAGCCCTTCGCCTACTCCTACTGCGACGACGACGCCACCAGCACCTTCACCAGCACCGGCGAAGCCGGATACCGGATCACCTGGGGCCTGACGCCGTAG
- a CDS encoding TetR/AcrR family transcriptional regulator: protein MSHLELSSAGSPGSAPTRESAGGGRRVRRHDPERGAHILDATLDVIAEHGVAGTTHRHIAARAGVPLGSITYRFASLADLQALAFARHVEQQSAVFGDLFAGVETREQLLEVLVDLVHGGPSRHRSAVLGFELHLAALRDPGLRALTQAWTRDSRTVLARFTDRDSAARLDALLEGMIMHALLMTVPESRETTRDAIARTLGPPAGPGS, encoded by the coding sequence ATGTCGCACCTGGAACTGTCGTCGGCGGGCTCTCCCGGGAGCGCGCCGACCAGGGAGTCGGCCGGTGGGGGGCGGCGGGTCCGGCGCCACGATCCGGAGCGCGGGGCACACATCCTGGATGCCACCTTGGACGTCATCGCGGAGCACGGGGTGGCCGGTACCACGCACCGGCACATCGCCGCCCGGGCGGGAGTGCCGCTGGGCTCGATCACCTACCGTTTCGCCAGCCTGGCCGATCTTCAGGCGCTGGCGTTCGCCCGGCACGTCGAGCAGCAGTCCGCTGTGTTCGGGGACCTGTTCGCTGGTGTGGAGACCCGGGAGCAGCTCCTGGAGGTCCTGGTCGATCTCGTCCACGGGGGCCCGTCCAGGCATCGCAGTGCGGTGCTGGGCTTCGAACTGCACCTGGCCGCCCTCCGTGACCCCGGGCTGCGGGCGCTGACGCAGGCGTGGACGCGGGACAGCCGTACCGTGCTGGCCCGCTTCACCGACCGGGACAGCGCTGCCCGCCTGGACGCCCTGCTCGAAGGCATGATCATGCACGCCCTGCTGATGACCGTCCCGGAGTCGCGCGAGACGACGCGGGACGCGATCGCCCGCACGCTCGGACCGCCCGCCGGGCCGGGTTCATGA
- a CDS encoding cupin domain-containing protein, translating to MAAQPPNQHDGFHPDLTDASAGPSPDARGRVHHVRSGDLDGDTAQTGGMRRFAAISGARVGSERMWMGETHVAAATSSADHHHGDSETAIYVVSGHPEFVFLEEAADGTTREVRLRTAPGDYVFVPPFVPHREENPAPDQEAVVVIARSTQEAVVVNLPGLHVLHRP from the coding sequence ATGGCCGCGCAGCCCCCGAACCAGCACGACGGCTTCCATCCGGACCTGACCGACGCCTCCGCCGGGCCGAGCCCGGACGCCCGCGGCCGGGTGCACCACGTCCGGTCCGGCGACCTGGACGGCGACACCGCGCAGACCGGCGGGATGCGCCGCTTCGCCGCGATCAGCGGCGCCCGGGTCGGCTCGGAGCGGATGTGGATGGGCGAGACCCACGTCGCCGCGGCGACCTCCTCGGCCGACCACCACCACGGCGACTCGGAGACCGCGATCTACGTCGTCAGCGGCCACCCCGAGTTCGTGTTCCTGGAGGAGGCCGCCGACGGCACCACGCGCGAGGTCCGGCTGCGCACCGCGCCGGGCGACTACGTCTTCGTGCCCCCGTTCGTGCCGCACCGCGAGGAGAACCCCGCCCCGGACCAGGAGGCGGTGGTGGTGATCGCCCGCAGCACCCAGGAGGCCGTGGTGGTCAACCTCCCCGGCCTGCACGTACTGCACCGCCCGTAG
- a CDS encoding alpha/beta fold hydrolase, giving the protein MNDPAGTRHDSGNPVRDLPLADLPGFTHRWVDADGVRLHAVEGGQPDGPAIVLLAGFPQTWWAWRKVMPNLADRFHVIAIDLPGQGHSERPDISYDTHTAAAHVHAAVKALGVPTYWLAAHDIGAWVAFSLALKYQSQLRGLALLDAGIPGITLPDAIPIDPERAWKTWHFAFHLVPDLPETLLAGREREYVGWFLRVKALSPGAFDDAEIEQYAASVAAAGGLRASLAYYRKAAESAQRNHEALAQERLTVPVLGISSSHGSIPDMAASIRPWADHATGIVVPDAGHFIPDEQPGAVAAALTDFITEDG; this is encoded by the coding sequence ATGAATGACCCCGCAGGCACCCGCCACGACTCCGGCAACCCGGTCCGCGACCTGCCGCTAGCCGACCTGCCCGGTTTCACCCACCGTTGGGTCGACGCGGACGGCGTCCGGCTTCACGCGGTTGAAGGCGGTCAGCCGGACGGCCCAGCCATCGTGCTGCTCGCCGGGTTCCCGCAGACCTGGTGGGCGTGGCGCAAGGTGATGCCGAACCTGGCCGACCGGTTCCACGTCATCGCGATCGACCTGCCGGGCCAGGGCCACTCCGAACGTCCGGACATCAGCTACGACACGCACACGGCCGCCGCGCACGTCCACGCCGCGGTCAAGGCCCTCGGCGTCCCGACATACTGGCTGGCCGCCCACGACATCGGCGCGTGGGTCGCCTTCTCCCTCGCCTTGAAGTACCAGAGCCAGTTGCGTGGCCTGGCACTGCTCGACGCCGGTATCCCGGGCATCACCCTCCCTGACGCCATCCCGATCGATCCCGAGCGGGCCTGGAAGACCTGGCACTTCGCCTTCCACCTCGTGCCGGACCTGCCCGAGACACTGCTCGCTGGTCGCGAACGGGAGTACGTCGGCTGGTTCCTGAGGGTCAAGGCCCTCTCCCCCGGTGCCTTCGACGACGCCGAAATCGAGCAGTACGCCGCGTCCGTGGCCGCCGCCGGTGGTCTCCGTGCGTCCCTGGCCTACTACCGGAAGGCCGCCGAGTCGGCACAGAGGAACCACGAAGCGCTGGCACAGGAGCGCCTGACGGTCCCGGTCCTCGGGATCTCCAGCAGCCACGGCTCCATCCCCGACATGGCAGCCTCCATCAGGCCGTGGGCCGACCACGCCACCGGGATCGTCGTGCCGGACGCAGGACACTTCATCCCCGACGAACAACCCGGTGCCGTCGCTGCCGCGCTGACCGACTTCATCACCGAGGACGGTTGA
- a CDS encoding TetR/AcrR family transcriptional regulator, translating into MAGKKQFDVATALDAAMIQFWRAGYADTSVDDLSRATGLNRSSIYSSLGDKDTLFMRCLERYTTRYGGKYDAALSCAADRPLAAARAFFDITLERIADPALPDGCLVAQTVMATPVLSASIAARAREAIGVQHTRLRAALKAGRLHDEAAESFATHLAAVNQSLAVMSRAGTSTEQLRAIVDVTLDALARTLGAND; encoded by the coding sequence ATGGCAGGCAAGAAGCAGTTCGACGTCGCCACGGCGCTCGATGCCGCGATGATCCAGTTCTGGCGGGCAGGCTACGCGGACACGTCGGTGGACGACCTGTCCCGGGCGACCGGGCTCAACCGCAGCTCCATCTACTCCTCCCTCGGCGACAAGGACACGCTCTTCATGCGCTGCCTGGAGCGCTACACCACGCGCTACGGAGGCAAGTACGACGCCGCGCTGTCCTGCGCCGCCGACCGGCCCCTGGCCGCCGCGCGGGCGTTCTTCGACATCACCCTGGAACGCATCGCGGACCCCGCTCTGCCCGACGGATGCCTGGTGGCCCAAACAGTCATGGCGACCCCGGTGCTGAGCGCGAGCATCGCGGCGCGGGCACGGGAGGCGATCGGCGTCCAGCACACCCGGCTACGCGCCGCGCTGAAGGCCGGCCGGCTGCACGACGAGGCGGCCGAGTCCTTCGCGACCCACCTCGCGGCCGTGAACCAGTCCCTCGCCGTCATGAGCAGAGCCGGAACGAGCACGGAGCAACTGCGCGCGATCGTCGACGTGACCCTCGACGCGCTCGCGCGGACCCTCGGCGCGAACGACTGA
- a CDS encoding Rrf2 family transcriptional regulator, protein MHISAKADYAVRALVELARDTARPLTCESIASSQEIPFRFLKSVVGDLRRAGLVRSQRGCEGGYWLGRPAGDISLLEVALAVDGELMTLRGEVLTGLAYPGPAAGLPDVWREIEANARQVLADTTIASLLLRPVREPVAV, encoded by the coding sequence ATGCATATATCGGCGAAGGCCGACTACGCCGTGCGCGCCCTGGTGGAGCTCGCCCGCGACACGGCACGGCCGCTCACGTGCGAGAGCATCGCCTCGTCCCAGGAGATCCCCTTCCGCTTCCTCAAGTCCGTCGTCGGCGACCTGCGCCGGGCCGGGCTGGTCCGCAGCCAGCGCGGCTGTGAGGGCGGCTACTGGCTGGGGCGTCCGGCCGGGGACATCAGCCTGCTGGAGGTGGCGCTCGCGGTCGACGGCGAACTGATGACCCTGCGCGGCGAGGTGCTGACCGGCCTCGCCTACCCCGGTCCGGCGGCCGGACTGCCCGATGTCTGGCGCGAGATCGAGGCCAACGCCCGCCAGGTGCTGGCCGACACCACCATCGCCTCGCTGCTCCTGCGGCCGGTACGGGAACCGGTCGCGGTGTGA
- a CDS encoding epoxide hydrolase family protein, producing MVAVTEAELEDLRYRLLHTRWPTPWPLDGREAGTDAGELRRLVNYWATEYDWRVHETAINALPSHLADIDGTPVHYLRFEGEHPDALPIVLTNGWPSSFLELTAFARRLAAPSRHGGRAADAFTVIVPSLPGFGLSPQRPSLSEPPQTHEIWHRLMHDALGFARYAAHGGDLGAGVTSRLAEAHPDALVGIHLTAVAGPVAPDAATVTPQEQEYLDSVAAWSAQEGGYLHQQSTRPATLSYGLADSATGLLAWILEKYRAWSDCGGDLSSRFSDDFLLTQASLYWFTRTISTSFRPYYEYAQGLTRRVERVDVPTALALFPADLTHPPRSWAERTYNITRYTRMPRGGHFPAHEEPELLAHDITEFFRAHR from the coding sequence ATGGTCGCTGTCACCGAGGCCGAGCTGGAGGATCTGCGGTACCGCCTGCTGCACACCCGCTGGCCCACCCCCTGGCCGCTGGACGGACGGGAGGCGGGCACCGACGCCGGTGAACTGCGACGGCTCGTCAACTACTGGGCCACCGAATACGACTGGCGCGTCCACGAGACCGCGATCAACGCGCTGCCCTCGCACCTCGCGGACATCGACGGCACACCCGTCCACTACCTGCGCTTCGAGGGCGAACACCCGGACGCACTGCCGATCGTGCTGACCAACGGATGGCCCAGCTCCTTCCTCGAACTGACCGCCTTCGCCCGACGGCTCGCCGCCCCCTCGCGACACGGAGGCCGGGCCGCGGACGCGTTCACCGTCATCGTCCCCTCCCTGCCCGGGTTCGGCCTCTCGCCGCAGCGGCCCTCGCTCTCCGAGCCGCCGCAGACCCACGAGATCTGGCACCGGCTCATGCACGACGCTCTCGGCTTCGCCCGCTACGCCGCGCACGGAGGAGACCTGGGTGCCGGCGTCACCTCCCGACTCGCGGAGGCGCACCCTGACGCCCTGGTGGGCATCCACCTGACAGCGGTCGCCGGCCCCGTCGCCCCCGACGCCGCCACGGTCACCCCGCAGGAGCAGGAGTACCTCGACTCCGTCGCGGCGTGGTCCGCCCAGGAGGGCGGGTACCTGCACCAGCAGAGCACCCGTCCGGCGACCCTGAGCTACGGGTTGGCGGACTCAGCAACCGGGCTGCTGGCCTGGATCCTGGAGAAGTACCGGGCGTGGAGCGACTGCGGGGGAGACCTCTCGTCCCGCTTCAGTGACGACTTCCTGCTGACGCAGGCATCGCTCTACTGGTTCACCCGGACCATCTCGACCTCCTTCCGGCCCTACTACGAATACGCCCAGGGGCTGACCAGGCGGGTGGAACGGGTCGACGTGCCCACCGCCCTGGCCCTGTTCCCCGCCGACCTCACCCACCCGCCCCGCAGCTGGGCCGAACGCACCTACAACATCACCCGGTACACCCGCATGCCCCGCGGCGGACACTTCCCCGCCCACGAGGAGCCCGAACTCCTCGCCCACGACATCACCGAGTTCTTCCGCGCCCACCGGTGA